Proteins encoded by one window of Conger conger chromosome 1, fConCon1.1, whole genome shotgun sequence:
- the LOC133133761 gene encoding fucolectin-1-like: MKVIILLVQILALSAVKPGSVPPGFTEENVALRGKATQSGLLPGFEVVFSLAANAIDGNRDPDFHHGSCAHTSIGHNSWWRVDLLRSYLITSVTITNRGDCCGDRINGTQILIGDSLENNGINNARCSKIETMRAGETKTFPCPGLMVGRYVTVHLPGKNYLHLCEVEVNALLPPANFCG, translated from the exons ATGAAGGTGATAATCTTACTTGTTCAGATCTTGGCACTTTCAGCTGTCAAGCCAGGCTCAGTTCCTCCAGGATTTACAGAAG AGAACGTGGCTTTACGCGGCAAGGCCACTCAATCAGGGCTTCTACCAGGCTTTGAGGTAGTGTTCAGCCTGGCAGCCAATGCCATTGATGGAAACCGAGATCCTGATTTCCACCATGGGTCCTGTGCCCACACCTCAATCGGCCACAACTCCTGGTGGAGGGTGGACCTGCTGAGGTCCTACTTAATCACCTCTGTCACCATCACCAACAGAGGAGACTGCTGTGGAGACAGGATCAATGGAACTCAGATCCTCATCGGTGACTCCCTGGAGAACAACGGCATCAATAATGCACG GTGCAGCAAGATTGAAACtatgagagcaggagagactaAAACCTTTCCCTGTCCCGGGCTAATGGTGGGACGCTATGTGACGGTGCATCTTCCAGGAAAGAACTACCTTCATCTCTGTGAAGTGGAAGTGAATGCTTTGCTTCCTCCTGCTAACTTTTGTGGCTGA
- the LOC133123818 gene encoding fucolectin-1-like: MKVIILLVQILALSAVKSGSVPPGFTEENVALRGKATQSGLPSGPGAVLSLAAYAIDGNRDSDASHGSCAHTTIGPDAWWRVDLLKSYLITSVTITTRGDCCAERIGGAQILIGDSLENHGINNARCSEIETMTAGETKTFPCPGLMLGRYVTVHLPRENVLQLCEVEVNALLPPTNFCG, encoded by the exons ATGAAGGTGATAATCTTACTTGTTCAGATCTTGGCACTTTCAGCCGTCAAGTCAGGCTCAGTTCCTCCAGGATTTACAGAAG AGAACGTGGCTTTACGCGGCAAGGCCACTCAATCAGGGCTTCCATCAGGCCCTGGGGCAGTGTTAAGCCTGGCAGCCTATGCCATTGATGGAAACCGAGATTCTGATGCCAGCCATGGATCCTGTGCCCACACCACAATCGGCCCCGACGCCTGGTGGAGGGTGGACCTGCTGAAGTCCTACTTAATCACCTCCGTCACCATCACCACCCGAGGAGACTGCTGTGCAGAAAGGATCGGTGGAGCTCAGATCCTCATCGGCGACTCCCTGGAGAACCACGGCATCAATAATGCACG GTGCAGCGAGATTGAAACTATGACAGCAGGAGAGACTAAAACCTTTCCCTGTCCCGGGCTAATGCTGGGACGCTACGTGACGGTGCACCTTCCAAGAGAGAACGTCCTTCAGCTCTGTGAAGTGGAAGTGAATGCTTTGCTTCCTCCCACTAACTTTTGTGGCTGA